TCGGCCGTCATGGCGTTGAGCCGCTGGATATGCGGTGCGAAGTCGGCGGGACGCAGGACCTGGAACGGCGAGCGAGCCGGGGCGGCCGGGTCCGGGGCCAGTGTCGGCGCGGCGGCCAGCAGGGAGGAACAGAGGGCCAGGAACGGGAGGGCGAAGCGGAGGGGACGCATGAGCAGAATGCTCCACGGCGGAGCGCGGAAAAGGTGACGCAGAAACTGGCCGGGCGGCTCGGGAGCAGCGACCCCAAAACGGAAGCCAGAAGCCGGAGGACGGAGGCCAGAAGCCGGAGGCCAGAAGCCGGAGGCCGGAGGCCGGCACCAGATGTCAGAGGTCGGATGTCAGATGTCAGAAGGCGGAGGCTGGAGGCCGGAAGCCAGATGTCAGAAGCCGGAGGCCAGAAACAAGTGGGCGAACGTTCGGCCGTTTTTCGGCGTGAGGCCGGGCGGGAGGGCGGCCATGGTGGCGCGCAATGCCAAAGCCGCCGAACATCCTCTGGGTTGTGACCACGCAATGGCGTGCCCAGGCGTGCGGTTACGCGGGCGATCTGAATGCGCGGACGCCGACGCTCGACGCGTTGGCGCGCGCAGGGGCTGATTTTCGGCACGCGGTGACGCCGCATCCGTTCGGGCCGTTCGCGCGCGCGGCGCTGCTGACGGGCCGACGCTCGCCGGAGAACGGCGTCGTAGATTACTACGATCCGCTGCCGGCCGGGGCGGAAACGATCGCGCATCGGCTCGCGGCGCGCGGGTACGCGACCGCCTATTTTGGCAAGTGGCACCTGGCGGAACGCGATCGTGAGGCGCCGCTGGTCGGGGAGGCGCACGCGCGGATGGTGGTGCCGTCGGAGCGGCGCGGCGGCTTTGGGTGGTGGGAAGGCTTTGAAGGCGGGTTCCTGCTGAACGACCCTTGGCTGCATGGCTCGGGGCTGCCGGAGCCGCGACGCGTGCCCGGTTACCAGAGCGACGTCGTCGGGGCGCGCGCGGCGGCGTGGATCGCCAGGGCGGACGAGGCGGCGGAGCGTCCCTGGTTTTGCGTCGTCAGCGTGGAGCCCCCGCATCCGCCGTATGGGGCGCCGGCCGGCGCGGTGGCGCCGCGCGATCCCGCGCAGATCGTGCTGGCGCCAAATGTGCCGCGCGACGGCGAGGTGGAGCGGAGGGCGCGGCGGGAACTCGCCGGCTATTACGCGCACATCGAGGCGACCGACGCGGCGATCGGCCGGTTGCTGGAGTCAGTCGACCGGCGCACGACGGTGGTGGTGGTGACCAGCGTGCATGGCGACATGCACGGGGCGCACGGGCTTTTCCGGAAAGGCTGGCCGTACGAGGAGAGCGTGCGCGTGCCGCTGCTGGTGAGCGTGCCGCCGGCGCTGGCGGGCGCAGGCTGGCGCGGCGCGAGCGACGCACTCGTTTCGCTGCTCGATCTGCCGCGGTGGGCGGAGAGCTGGGCCGACGGAGTGGTGCCGGAGAACCACGCGGCCGCGCAGGAAATCTCGATGCCGAGCATCGTCGCGTTGCCGCACCAGTGCGACCGCGCGTGGCGGGCGGTGCGAACCGGTTCAAGGAAGCGCGTGTGGATGACGACGGCGGCGGAGGGGCAGGGAAGCGCCGGGCGGCCGTGGCTGGACTTTGACCTCGAGCGGGACCCGCTGGAGCTGCACAACCACGCTGCCGCGGCGGGCGCGAACGCCTGACCCGGTCTTCGTCGGTGGCTCGCGGCGAGCCAAGGACGAGGAGGGAAGGAGGGCTGCAATTATAAAAGCCCTACCCGCAACGGGAAACGGGATAATGTCCAGATACTCCGGCGATAATGTCCGGATAGTGGGCCTCACAGGCAGGAGGCGTTAGGCGTCGGAGACTCAGGGTCGGGAGCCGAGATAACCCGCCAGATTTGGCGTGTTATCTCGGTTAACACGCCAAATCTGGCGGGTTATCTCGGCCGAGGCCGATGGCCGGACGGCATCCCCGTATGGGCGGCGTCGCGGTGGGAACGGACGCCCTGCCCGCCAGCGCGGTGGGGCGAACGGTGGCGGGCGGGCCGCGATCGCGACCTGTGTTACGATGACGCAACGGGCGCGTGTTCAGCCTTTCGTTTCGGCACGGGCGCCGCCTAGGCTCGTGGCACCCGCTTCAGCCACGAACGTTCGTGCGAGACCTCCACCCCATGCGCGCGCTTATCGCCCTCGACAAGTTCAAGGACGCGCTGTCGGCGCGGGAGGCGTGTGCGGTGGTGGACGAGGCGCTCGGCGCGGCGCAGCCGGGAGGCGCGCGCGACGTGTGTCCGCTGACGGACGGTGGGGAAGGCTTTGCCGAGATTCTCACGGCGGCGGCGGGCGGGCGTTGCGAAGTGCGGGCGGTCGCGGATGCGCGGGGCCATCGCGTTGAGGCGAAACTGGGCTTCGTGGCGTGGCGGCAGGTGCCGATCGCGGCGCGGCGGTTGCTGGCGCTCGGGACGCTGCGCGAAAACGACCTGCTCGGCGTGGTGGGCATGGCGGAGGCGAGCGGGCTCGCGTTGTTGCCAGCGGGCCTGCGCGATCCGTGGCAGACGGCGTCGGTCGGCACGGGCGAACTGTTGCGCCGCGCGGCGGACGCCGGGGTGAAGGCGATCGTGCTCGGGGTGGGAGGCAGTGCGACGCACGATCTCGGGTTCGGCGCGCTGGCGGCGCTCGGGTGGCAGTTTTATCGCAACGCGGTCGACACGGTGGCGGCGCCGAGTCCGGCGACGTGGCCGCAGATCGTGGCGATCGTGCCGCCGACCGGGGGTCGGCTGCCGCCGATCCGGATCGCGTGCGACGTCCAGAACCCGCTCGTCGGCGAGCGCGGGGCGGCGCGCGTGTACGCGCCGCAGAAGGGCTGTCGCGCGGAGGACGTCGCGGCGCTCGAGGCCGGGACGCTGCGCATGGCGGAGATGCTGGCGGAGGCGGCGCAGGCGCCGACCGATCTCTGGTTGCGACCCGGCATGGGCGCAGCGGGCGGCATGGCATACGGGCTGGCTGCGGCGACCGGGGCGTTGCTGGTGCCGGGGGCGGAACTCGTTTCGGCGTGGCTGGCGCTGGACGCGCGGATCGACGCCGCGGACATCGTGCTGACGGGCGAGGGGCGCTTTGACGCGAGTTCGCTCGAGGGCAAGGGGCCGGGCGCGCTGGTGGCGCAGGCGCGGGCGCGCGGGAAGGCGGTGCATTTCTTTGCGGGGGCGGTGGCGATCGCGGCGCCCGTGGGCGTGACGCTGCACGTGATCACGCCAACGGGGCAGCGCATGCCGGAAGCGTTGGCGGCGTGCCGGGAAAACCTGGGCGCGGCGGTGCAGGCGGCGTTCGCGCCGGCGCTCGTGAGTGGCTGTGGGCGCGGGTGACCGGCCGCTGAAGCCTCGCGCGCGGCCGGATGACGGGTGCCGCGTGCGGCGCGGCGGCGCGGGTGACGGGGTGCGCGTGGTCGGCGCGGACGCATGCGATGCACGCTGGCTGATCCGACGCGAGCCGAGGCGGCGGCGACGAAACCGACGCCTGGCGCGAGCGGCGCCGTGCCGCGCGGGCCGGTCGCTCAGGAGGCAGGCGTGGGAGCCAGCAGCCCGGCAACGATCACGCGCGTGATTGCGGGGATGATCTCGGTGGCGGAGGCGTGGCCGACGGTGAAGATCACGAGGACGTACCGGTGGCCGTTGGGCAACTCGACGAGGGTGGCGTCGTGGCGCGTCTGGCTCGTCCAGCCGGCCTTCGACCAAAGCTGCGAGCCGGCGGGGAGCGCGGCGGCGCTGAAGCGCGCTTGTTCGTCCGGCGTCTTGAGGTCGCGGGCGAGGAGCTGGCGCATCTGTTCGCTGCGGGCGGGCGAGACGCACGCGCCGGTGGCGATCTCGGTGAGGAGGCGCGCGGTGGCGTCGGTCGTAAGCGCGTTGCGCTTGGGCTCGAAGAGCCGCGTGGCCTGCGTCTCGCGGCCGTAGGGTCCGTCGCCCCACGGCTTCTTGTTCACGTTGATGCCGGTGTATCCGAGGGCGGCGAAGTGGCGGTTGACGGCGTTGCGGCGGTCGAACCAGGCGCGGAGTTCGGGCTCGGGTAGTTCGGGGCCGCTGGTGGTGCCGGTGAGGAGGTCGACGATGTAGCCGGTGGCGTCGTTGGAGGAGTCTACGATCATGTCGCGCAGGGCACGTCTCAGCTCAGGGGTGTCCTCGAGTTTGCCGTCCTCGAGCCAGCGGTGGGTGGCGGCGAGGTAGAACAACTTGACGACGCTCGCCGGGTAGATCGGCGCGTCGCCGTGAAAGCTCCCGCGCGCCGGATGCGCCGGATTGCGCAGATCGATCAGCGTGATCGCGAGTTGGTCAGCCGTGAGCTGGATGCCCTTGAACTGTGCGAGCGCGTCCGCCGCCGCGCGATCAACCAGCGCCTGGGTGGCGGGGGCGGGGGGCGAGACTGGCGTTGGCGCCGTCCCGGCTGACGACCGAATTGCGAGCAGAACCGAGGTAATGATCACCGCCACCAGCCGAAGACGCACGTGAGTCATGGCCGGAAGGCAAACGCGCGACCGGCCCGGCGGCAATGCTCGCGGCGGCCGCAGAGCAGACCGAGCCACTAGAATGTGGTGGAGTAAATCGCTGTCAGTCCGGGGTAGCCCGCCATGGTGAACGTCCTTTGGTGTCGCATGCCGAGTGCTTCGAGGATCCTCACCGAAGCCAGGTTTGAGGGTTCGACCAGACCGTTCAGGGCTTTGATGCCGAGTTTGCCCCGTGCATATCCGACCATTCCCTGCGCGGCCTCAAGCGCGTACCCTTGGCGTCGCGCGCTCGGCAACAGTGCGTAGCCGCTCGGACATCTGGCGGGCACGGAGCCGCTGGGTTTCGAAAAGATACATGGCGTGATCGTTGTGGTCTGTGCCGGCCGGCGGGCCATATTTCCATTTTTCAGACTTGATGGAAATAAGCATCCTGCTCGAAGCGCCCGCACGCCTCGTGCCGGAACCGCCCGCCACGAAGCGCCGGGCCACCCGAGACTGATGGACTCCGCGCCGCCGTCACGTCAGCAGCGCTTGGAAGAGTTGCAGGAAAAGCTCGCCGCACTCGCGGCTGAGACGGCCCAAGTATAGTGTTCGACGGAAGATGATGAAGACGTCCATCCCTCGGCAGATTTCTGTTATCTGCAGCTTCGCGCTGACGATAGGCTCGCAACCGCGTCAGGCCGCATCCGATGCAAAGGGGCGGGAGGCCCGAATTGACCGATCGCCCGAAACGGTCGTGGAGGCGAAACCTTCGCGGGTATCCCTCCGGTTCACCTCCGGGATTCGCTCGATTTTTGAGGATAGCCAGGGGCGCTTCTGGTTCGGAAGCCACAATGAGGGCGTGAGTCGTTGGGATGGGCACGCGTTTGCCTACTACACGGTGGCCGACGGCTTGAGCGGAAATCAGGTTCGAACGATCCAGGAGGATGCGGCCGGAAACCTGTGGTTCGGGACCGAACACGGGATCAGCCGTTTCGATGGCAAATCGTTCACGACCCAAGTCGGACGAAATCAGGACGAGGGGAACGCCGCCCTGGGACATACCTGGCGCCAGGACGCCGGTGATCTCTGGTTTATCGGCGACAGCGGAAAACCAGCTGCCCAGTTCGATGGCCAGGGGGTGTATCGCTTTGATGGCCGGAGGCTGGAGTTTCTGCCCTTCCCAGTGTCGGCTGAGGTCGCCACCCGTGGCGACTACCGCGTCACCGCCATCAGCCGCGGGCGCAACGGG
The Opitutus sp. ER46 DNA segment above includes these coding regions:
- a CDS encoding two-component regulator propeller domain-containing protein, which codes for MKTSIPRQISVICSFALTIGSQPRQAASDAKGREARIDRSPETVVEAKPSRVSLRFTSGIRSIFEDSQGRFWFGSHNEGVSRWDGHAFAYYTVADGLSGNQVRTIQEDAAGNLWFGTEHGISRFDGKSFTTQVGRNQDEGNAALGHTWRQDAGDLWFIGDSGKPAAQFDGQGVYRFDGRRLEFLPFPVSAEVATRGDYRVTAISRGRNGMIWFGTYPAVFGYDGRNFTILDGRTLGLAAEEEPFHVRSVFEDSRGVLWIGNNGLGVLRYDGRSLSNFTQQQGLDLKHKGASESLSRVFSIAEDAAGHLWFGTRDSGVWRYDGERLTHFTPRDGLTGSMVWTIYRDRRDRLWFGLGDGSVFRFNGTSFDKVY
- a CDS encoding sulfatase-like hydrolase/transferase, whose protein sequence is MPKPPNILWVVTTQWRAQACGYAGDLNARTPTLDALARAGADFRHAVTPHPFGPFARAALLTGRRSPENGVVDYYDPLPAGAETIAHRLAARGYATAYFGKWHLAERDREAPLVGEAHARMVVPSERRGGFGWWEGFEGGFLLNDPWLHGSGLPEPRRVPGYQSDVVGARAAAWIARADEAAERPWFCVVSVEPPHPPYGAPAGAVAPRDPAQIVLAPNVPRDGEVERRARRELAGYYAHIEATDAAIGRLLESVDRRTTVVVVTSVHGDMHGAHGLFRKGWPYEESVRVPLLVSVPPALAGAGWRGASDALVSLLDLPRWAESWADGVVPENHAAAQEISMPSIVALPHQCDRAWRAVRTGSRKRVWMTTAAEGQGSAGRPWLDFDLERDPLELHNHAAAAGANA
- a CDS encoding serine hydrolase; the protein is MTHVRLRLVAVIITSVLLAIRSSAGTAPTPVSPPAPATQALVDRAAADALAQFKGIQLTADQLAITLIDLRNPAHPARGSFHGDAPIYPASVVKLFYLAATHRWLEDGKLEDTPELRRALRDMIVDSSNDATGYIVDLLTGTTSGPELPEPELRAWFDRRNAVNRHFAALGYTGINVNKKPWGDGPYGRETQATRLFEPKRNALTTDATARLLTEIATGACVSPARSEQMRQLLARDLKTPDEQARFSAAALPAGSQLWSKAGWTSQTRHDATLVELPNGHRYVLVIFTVGHASATEIIPAITRVIVAGLLAPTPAS
- a CDS encoding glycerate kinase, encoding MRALIALDKFKDALSAREACAVVDEALGAAQPGGARDVCPLTDGGEGFAEILTAAAGGRCEVRAVADARGHRVEAKLGFVAWRQVPIAARRLLALGTLRENDLLGVVGMAEASGLALLPAGLRDPWQTASVGTGELLRRAADAGVKAIVLGVGGSATHDLGFGALAALGWQFYRNAVDTVAAPSPATWPQIVAIVPPTGGRLPPIRIACDVQNPLVGERGAARVYAPQKGCRAEDVAALEAGTLRMAEMLAEAAQAPTDLWLRPGMGAAGGMAYGLAAATGALLVPGAELVSAWLALDARIDAADIVLTGEGRFDASSLEGKGPGALVAQARARGKAVHFFAGAVAIAAPVGVTLHVITPTGQRMPEALAACRENLGAAVQAAFAPALVSGCGRG